The DNA sequence CTGCGTGGCGGCGATGCGCTGTTCCCGGCCATGATCAGCGCGATCCGCAACGCCCGCCACGAGGTCTGGCTGGCCACCTACATCTTCCACGACGATGCGGCCGCGATGGCGGTGGCGGTGGCGCTGGAGCGGGCGGCGCGGCGCGGGGTGCGGGTCCGGGTCGTGATCGACGGCTTTGGTGCCCACGACGATCTGGCGGTGGTCGAGCCGCGCCTGCGTGCCGCGGGCATCGCGGTGACGGTGTTCCGTCCGCTGGAGCGCTGGACCCACTGGCTGCAGCCGGGGCAGCTGCGGCGGCTGCACATGAAGCTGTGCGTGGTGGATGGCGAGGTCGGCTTCGTCGGCGGCATCAACGTCATCGACGACCACATCGACCTGAACCACGGCCACACCGAGCTGCCACGGCTGGACTTCGCGGTGCGCGCCGTGGGCCCGGTGGTGCGGCCGATGGAGCAGGCGGTGCGGGCGATGTGGTCGCGCTCCTGGTTCGGGCGCGACTGGCAGCAGGAGATGCGGCTGCTGATGCACACCGAGCGACCGGTGCAGCGCCTGCGTGGCCTCATGCGGCAGATGCGGCTGACCCGGCGCGGCCACCGGGTCGCGCGGCTCGAAGAGGTCCAGCCGCCGGTGCAGGCCGCCTTCGTGGTGCGCGACAACCTCCGCCAGCGCCGCACCATCGAGCGCGCCTACATCGACGCCATCCGCTCGGCGCGGCAGCGCATCTGGCTGATCTGCCCG is a window from the Sphaerotilus montanus genome containing:
- the clsB gene encoding cardiolipin synthase ClsB; protein product: MKPGDPVPIDPVSMFEADQDSEPMSWYLVPRPVFRGGNEVELLRGGDALFPAMISAIRNARHEVWLATYIFHDDAAAMAVAVALERAARRGVRVRVVIDGFGAHDDLAVVEPRLRAAGIAVTVFRPLERWTHWLQPGQLRRLHMKLCVVDGEVGFVGGINVIDDHIDLNHGHTELPRLDFAVRAVGPVVRPMEQAVRAMWSRSWFGRDWQQEMRLLMHTERPVQRLRGLMRQMRLTRRGHRVARLEEVQPPVQAAFVVRDNLRQRRTIERAYIDAIRSARQRIWLICPYFYPGQEFRRALCKAAQRGVQVRLLMQGKPDYRIAAMAARVLYDELMRHGIEIYEYMPAFLHAKVMLVDDHWATVGSSNIDPISLLLNLEANMVVRDTTFAQDLAVEIGRALAQSEAITAQRVKSQGWAGLAPRVLIEWAAYVYLRVAGVTGRY